In Bos javanicus breed banteng chromosome 2, ARS-OSU_banteng_1.0, whole genome shotgun sequence, the following proteins share a genomic window:
- the DNAJB2 gene encoding dnaJ homolog subfamily B member 2 isoform X3, with amino-acid sequence MASYYEILDVPRSASADDIKKAYRKKALQWHPDKNPDNKEFAEKKFKEVAEAYEVLSDKHKREIYDLYGREGLTGAGTGPSRAEAGSGGPGFTFTFRSPEEVFREFFGSGDPFAELFDDLGPFSELQNRGSRHSGPFFTFSSSFPGHSDFSSSSFSFSPGAGAFRSVSTSTTFVQGRRITTRRIMENGQERVEVEEDGQLKSVTINGIPDDLALGLELSRREQQQSVTSRSGATQVRQTPVSRPLDGSLSEEDEDLQLAMAYSLSEMEAAGKKPADVF; translated from the exons ATGGCATCCTACTACGAGATCCTAGACGTACCGAGAAGTGCGTCCGCTGATGACATCAAAAAGGC GTATAGGAAGAAGGCATTACAGTGGCACCCAGACAAGAACCCAGATAATAAAGAGTTTGCTGAGAAGAAGTTCAAGGAGGTGGCCGAGGCGTATGAAGTGCTGTCCGACA AGCATAAGCGTGAGATCTACGACCTCTATGGCCGGGAAGGGCTGACTGGGGCAG GAACCGGCCCGTCTCGCGCGGAAGCTGGTAGTGGCGGACCTGGCTTCACCTTCACCTTCCGCAGCCCAGAGGAGGTCTTCCGGGAATTCTTCGGGAGTGGAGACCCTTTCGCAGAGCTCTTTG ATGACCTGGGCCCCTTCTCAGAGCTTCAGAACCGGGGTTCCCGACACTCGGGCCCTTTCttcaccttctcttcctcctttcctgggCACTCTG ATTTCTCCTCCTCGTCTTTCTCCTTCAGTCCTGGGGCTGGTGCTTTTCGCTCCGTCTCTACGTCCACCACCTTTGTCCAAGGACGCCGCATCACCACACGCAG GATCATGGAGAACGGGCAGGAGCGGGTAGAAGTGGAGGAGGATGGGCAGCTGAAGTCTGTCACAATCAATG GTATCCCAGACGACCTGGCCCTGGGCTTGGAGCTGAGCCGTCGTGAGCAGCAGCAGTCTGTCACCTCCAGGTCAGGGGCCACGCAGGTCCGGCAGACCCCTGTGTCACGACCCCTTGACGGCAGCCTCTCTGAAGAGGATGAGGACCTGCAGCTTGCCATGGCCTACAGCCTGTCAGAGATGGAGGCAGCTGGGAAGAAACCAGCAG ATGTGTTCTGA
- the DNAJB2 gene encoding dnaJ homolog subfamily B member 2 isoform X2 has protein sequence MASYYEILDVPRSASADDIKKAYRKKALQWHPDKNPDNKEFAEKKFKEVAEAYEVLSDKHKREIYDLYGREGLTGAGTGPSRAEAGSGGPGFTFTFRSPEEVFREFFGSGDPFAELFDFSSSSFSFSPGAGAFRSVSTSTTFVQGRRITTRRIMENGQERVEVEEDGQLKSVTINGIPDDLALGLELSRREQQQSVTSRSGATQVRQTPVSRPLDGSLSEEDEDLQLAMAYSLSEMEAAGKKPAGGRGAQRRRQGQPKAQNHDPGVREPHEGARGDTAKPSPSPEEKATRCLIL, from the exons ATGGCATCCTACTACGAGATCCTAGACGTACCGAGAAGTGCGTCCGCTGATGACATCAAAAAGGC GTATAGGAAGAAGGCATTACAGTGGCACCCAGACAAGAACCCAGATAATAAAGAGTTTGCTGAGAAGAAGTTCAAGGAGGTGGCCGAGGCGTATGAAGTGCTGTCCGACA AGCATAAGCGTGAGATCTACGACCTCTATGGCCGGGAAGGGCTGACTGGGGCAG GAACCGGCCCGTCTCGCGCGGAAGCTGGTAGTGGCGGACCTGGCTTCACCTTCACCTTCCGCAGCCCAGAGGAGGTCTTCCGGGAATTCTTCGGGAGTGGAGACCCTTTCGCAGAGCTCTTTG ATTTCTCCTCCTCGTCTTTCTCCTTCAGTCCTGGGGCTGGTGCTTTTCGCTCCGTCTCTACGTCCACCACCTTTGTCCAAGGACGCCGCATCACCACACGCAG GATCATGGAGAACGGGCAGGAGCGGGTAGAAGTGGAGGAGGATGGGCAGCTGAAGTCTGTCACAATCAATG GTATCCCAGACGACCTGGCCCTGGGCTTGGAGCTGAGCCGTCGTGAGCAGCAGCAGTCTGTCACCTCCAGGTCAGGGGCCACGCAGGTCCGGCAGACCCCTGTGTCACGACCCCTTGACGGCAGCCTCTCTGAAGAGGATGAGGACCTGCAGCTTGCCATGGCCTACAGCCTGTCAGAGATGGAGGCAGCTGGGAAGAAACCAGCAGGTGGGCGGGGGGCACAGCGGCGACGGCAGGGGCAGCCCAAGGCCCAGAACCACGATCCAGGCGTGCGGGAGCCCCATGAGGGTGCAAGGGGTGACACAGCCAAGCCCAGCCCCTCTCCGGAGGAGAAGGCCACACGCTGCCTCATCCTCTGA
- the DNAJB2 gene encoding dnaJ homolog subfamily B member 2 isoform X1, with product MASYYEILDVPRSASADDIKKAYRKKALQWHPDKNPDNKEFAEKKFKEVAEAYEVLSDKHKREIYDLYGREGLTGAGTGPSRAEAGSGGPGFTFTFRSPEEVFREFFGSGDPFAELFDDLGPFSELQNRGSRHSGPFFTFSSSFPGHSDFSSSSFSFSPGAGAFRSVSTSTTFVQGRRITTRRIMENGQERVEVEEDGQLKSVTINGIPDDLALGLELSRREQQQSVTSRSGATQVRQTPVSRPLDGSLSEEDEDLQLAMAYSLSEMEAAGKKPAGGRGAQRRRQGQPKAQNHDPGVREPHEGARGDTAKPSPSPEEKATRCLIL from the exons ATGGCATCCTACTACGAGATCCTAGACGTACCGAGAAGTGCGTCCGCTGATGACATCAAAAAGGC GTATAGGAAGAAGGCATTACAGTGGCACCCAGACAAGAACCCAGATAATAAAGAGTTTGCTGAGAAGAAGTTCAAGGAGGTGGCCGAGGCGTATGAAGTGCTGTCCGACA AGCATAAGCGTGAGATCTACGACCTCTATGGCCGGGAAGGGCTGACTGGGGCAG GAACCGGCCCGTCTCGCGCGGAAGCTGGTAGTGGCGGACCTGGCTTCACCTTCACCTTCCGCAGCCCAGAGGAGGTCTTCCGGGAATTCTTCGGGAGTGGAGACCCTTTCGCAGAGCTCTTTG ATGACCTGGGCCCCTTCTCAGAGCTTCAGAACCGGGGTTCCCGACACTCGGGCCCTTTCttcaccttctcttcctcctttcctgggCACTCTG ATTTCTCCTCCTCGTCTTTCTCCTTCAGTCCTGGGGCTGGTGCTTTTCGCTCCGTCTCTACGTCCACCACCTTTGTCCAAGGACGCCGCATCACCACACGCAG GATCATGGAGAACGGGCAGGAGCGGGTAGAAGTGGAGGAGGATGGGCAGCTGAAGTCTGTCACAATCAATG GTATCCCAGACGACCTGGCCCTGGGCTTGGAGCTGAGCCGTCGTGAGCAGCAGCAGTCTGTCACCTCCAGGTCAGGGGCCACGCAGGTCCGGCAGACCCCTGTGTCACGACCCCTTGACGGCAGCCTCTCTGAAGAGGATGAGGACCTGCAGCTTGCCATGGCCTACAGCCTGTCAGAGATGGAGGCAGCTGGGAAGAAACCAGCAGGTGGGCGGGGGGCACAGCGGCGACGGCAGGGGCAGCCCAAGGCCCAGAACCACGATCCAGGCGTGCGGGAGCCCCATGAGGGTGCAAGGGGTGACACAGCCAAGCCCAGCCCCTCTCCGGAGGAGAAGGCCACACGCTGCCTCATCCTCTGA
- the DNAJB2 gene encoding dnaJ homolog subfamily B member 2 isoform X4, which produces MASYYEILDVPRSASADDIKKAYRKKALQWHPDKNPDNKEFAEKKFKEVAEAYEVLSDKHKREIYDLYGREGLTGAGTGPSRAEAGSGGPGFTFTFRSPEEVFREFFGSGDPFAELFDFSSSSFSFSPGAGAFRSVSTSTTFVQGRRITTRRIMENGQERVEVEEDGQLKSVTINGIPDDLALGLELSRREQQQSVTSRSGATQVRQTPVSRPLDGSLSEEDEDLQLAMAYSLSEMEAAGKKPADVF; this is translated from the exons ATGGCATCCTACTACGAGATCCTAGACGTACCGAGAAGTGCGTCCGCTGATGACATCAAAAAGGC GTATAGGAAGAAGGCATTACAGTGGCACCCAGACAAGAACCCAGATAATAAAGAGTTTGCTGAGAAGAAGTTCAAGGAGGTGGCCGAGGCGTATGAAGTGCTGTCCGACA AGCATAAGCGTGAGATCTACGACCTCTATGGCCGGGAAGGGCTGACTGGGGCAG GAACCGGCCCGTCTCGCGCGGAAGCTGGTAGTGGCGGACCTGGCTTCACCTTCACCTTCCGCAGCCCAGAGGAGGTCTTCCGGGAATTCTTCGGGAGTGGAGACCCTTTCGCAGAGCTCTTTG ATTTCTCCTCCTCGTCTTTCTCCTTCAGTCCTGGGGCTGGTGCTTTTCGCTCCGTCTCTACGTCCACCACCTTTGTCCAAGGACGCCGCATCACCACACGCAG GATCATGGAGAACGGGCAGGAGCGGGTAGAAGTGGAGGAGGATGGGCAGCTGAAGTCTGTCACAATCAATG GTATCCCAGACGACCTGGCCCTGGGCTTGGAGCTGAGCCGTCGTGAGCAGCAGCAGTCTGTCACCTCCAGGTCAGGGGCCACGCAGGTCCGGCAGACCCCTGTGTCACGACCCCTTGACGGCAGCCTCTCTGAAGAGGATGAGGACCTGCAGCTTGCCATGGCCTACAGCCTGTCAGAGATGGAGGCAGCTGGGAAGAAACCAGCAG ATGTGTTCTGA